A stretch of Campylobacter showae DNA encodes these proteins:
- a CDS encoding carbon-nitrogen hydrolase family protein: protein MTTFSPNLCPIVLTAPTCQQRQDELLEKIAAAPRNSVILASELCVSGYDFDGFFSGANRAMLGGSIGSFDAILFEALQEALSPDKFLGLTHLTSLNRAKGLAQISITQAQKNEIYNEFILLNSQNVFYTQNKSKLFCPNLEHEIFASGDESAIKPFDFKGLKIGVLICFELRFAHLWQQLKGCDIILAPAMWGKAREDAYLTLCKALALANSCYVVAASSLDLEFSGVFLPSGEFAKEAKFDSNLILETKRNLGLL from the coding sequence TTGACGACTTTTAGTCCAAATTTATGCCCTATCGTCCTAACTGCACCAACCTGCCAGCAAAGACAGGACGAACTACTAGAAAAAATCGCCGCCGCACCCAGAAACTCGGTCATCTTAGCCAGCGAGCTATGTGTGAGCGGGTATGATTTCGATGGATTTTTTAGCGGCGCAAACCGCGCTATGCTGGGCGGTTCGATCGGCAGTTTCGACGCCATACTTTTTGAAGCGCTACAAGAAGCGCTAAGTCCCGATAAATTCCTCGGTCTCACTCATCTAACGAGCCTAAACCGCGCTAAAGGTCTAGCACAAATTTCAATCACGCAGGCGCAAAAAAACGAAATTTACAACGAATTTATCCTGCTAAACAGCCAAAACGTCTTTTACACGCAAAATAAATCAAAACTTTTTTGCCCAAATTTAGAGCATGAAATTTTCGCCTCAGGCGACGAGTCGGCGATAAAGCCTTTTGATTTTAAAGGGTTAAAAATCGGCGTTCTCATTTGCTTTGAGCTTAGATTTGCCCATCTTTGGCAGCAGCTAAAGGGCTGCGATATCATCCTCGCGCCCGCAATGTGGGGCAAGGCGCGCGAGGACGCATATCTTACGCTTTGCAAGGCCTTAGCGCTTGCTAACAGCTGCTACGTCGTGGCCGCAAGCTCGCTTGATTTAGAGTTTTCGGGCGTATTTTTGCCGAGCGGCGAATTTGCGAAAGAGGCTAAATTTGACTCAAATTTGATCCTTGAAACCAAACGAAATTTGGGGCTTTTATGA
- a CDS encoding protein-L-isoaspartate(D-aspartate) O-methyltransferase, producing the protein MTALEKSKCANMADEIGDILTLTPSLYKALCDTPREIFAPVTRHAYSLDAQPIGGNQWISSPLTVAKMTLALEAEDIDNALEIGCGSGYQAAILSHLAHRVFSVERIEKLASEAKKRFEVLKIHNVHVRFDDGNVGWKSYAPYDRILLSAAAQQVPQMLFNQLKNGGILVAPIKKDGKQFIVKFTKDARGEITQKALDECLFVPLLGGIE; encoded by the coding sequence ATGACCGCTCTAGAAAAATCAAAATGCGCAAACATGGCCGATGAGATCGGCGATATACTCACTCTGACGCCCTCGCTTTACAAGGCACTTTGCGACACTCCGCGCGAGATCTTTGCACCCGTCACTCGCCACGCGTACAGCCTAGACGCCCAGCCCATCGGCGGCAACCAATGGATCAGCTCGCCTCTAACGGTAGCCAAAATGACGCTGGCGCTTGAGGCCGAAGACATCGACAACGCCCTAGAGATCGGCTGCGGTAGCGGCTATCAGGCAGCTATTTTGTCGCATTTGGCGCACAGGGTTTTTAGCGTCGAGCGCATCGAAAAGCTCGCAAGCGAAGCCAAAAAACGCTTTGAGGTGCTTAAAATCCACAACGTCCACGTGCGTTTTGACGACGGAAACGTCGGCTGGAAGAGCTATGCGCCATACGACAGGATCTTGCTCTCGGCGGCGGCGCAGCAGGTACCGCAGATGCTTTTTAATCAGCTAAAAAACGGCGGCATTTTAGTAGCTCCTATCAAAAAAGACGGCAAACAGTTTATCGTCAAATTTACAAAGGACGCTCGCGGCGAGATAACGCAAAAAGCGCTTGACGAGTGCTTATTCGTACCGCTTTTGGGCGGGATAGAGTAG
- a CDS encoding ribonucleotide-diphosphate reductase subunit beta — protein MNRKRIYNPSSNENLTDRRVFNGNPHGILNFTKAKYQWALKLWDLMEANTWFPKEVDTTDDVRDYAYNLTQAEKRMYDLVWSQLISMDSFQTNNLADNINPYITAPEINACLARQAYEEANHSKSYAVMVEAICDNTDLIYEMEKHDEVLREKNDYISSVYEELAGEVTDEKLLLAMVANQILEGIYFYSGFTAIYALARAGKMLGSAQMIRFIQRDEITHLLLFQNMINSVRTERPDLFTPETEAKIYDMFERAGELEIKWGKYITQNQIMGFTDDIIEQYIRYLIDQRLVAIGLKRRYNVPHPIKWVDDFAKFNDQKSNFFEAKVTNYSKGSISFDDF, from the coding sequence ATGAACCGAAAAAGAATCTACAATCCAAGCTCAAATGAAAATTTGACCGATCGCCGCGTATTTAACGGCAATCCGCACGGCATCTTAAATTTCACCAAAGCAAAATACCAGTGGGCGCTCAAGCTCTGGGACCTGATGGAGGCTAACACGTGGTTTCCAAAAGAGGTCGACACAACCGACGACGTACGCGACTACGCCTACAACCTCACGCAGGCCGAAAAACGCATGTACGATCTGGTTTGGAGCCAGCTCATCTCGATGGATAGCTTCCAAACTAACAACCTAGCCGACAACATCAACCCATACATCACCGCGCCCGAGATCAACGCCTGCCTAGCGCGCCAAGCCTACGAGGAGGCCAACCACTCCAAGTCCTACGCCGTCATGGTCGAGGCCATCTGCGACAACACCGACCTGATCTACGAGATGGAGAAGCACGACGAAGTGCTGCGTGAGAAAAACGACTACATCTCAAGCGTCTACGAGGAGCTTGCAGGCGAAGTCACAGACGAAAAGCTACTACTAGCCATGGTGGCAAATCAAATTTTAGAGGGCATTTACTTTTACAGCGGCTTTACGGCGATTTATGCTCTGGCACGTGCTGGCAAGATGCTAGGCAGCGCGCAGATGATTCGCTTTATCCAGCGCGACGAGATCACGCATTTGCTACTTTTCCAAAATATGATAAACAGCGTTCGCACCGAGCGCCCGGATCTTTTCACGCCTGAAACCGAGGCAAAAATTTACGATATGTTCGAGCGTGCGGGCGAGCTTGAGATCAAATGGGGCAAATACATCACGCAAAACCAGATCATGGGCTTTACCGACGACATCATCGAGCAATACATCCGCTACCTCATCGATCAGCGCCTAGTCGCGATCGGCCTAAAACGCCGCTACAACGTCCCTCATCCGATCAAATGGGTCGATGATTTTGCTAAATTTAACGACCAAAAGTCAAATTTCTTTGAGGCAAAAGTGACCAACTATAGCAAAGGAAGCATCAGTTTTGACGACTTTTAG
- a CDS encoding TonB-dependent receptor domain-containing protein: protein MKISYVLALAMASNLMLSAEEAISLSPVTVSSKMQKSALDEPTNAQIVGKGAILENSDIAKSLSNLNGFTMERKGGGGSEVYYRSQTAARLPVLIDGSTLNGGCGMRMDTPITYISAQNYSSVRIVKGPQDVRYGALISGGIFFDREIARLSKPSFGGNVSVLGGSFKRFETTADVAAGNELGSIEVSGGHYESGDYKSGGGQKMHTHYKRNSVSLVGTLTPTETTALQLSADLGEGEAAYADRMRDGIQFDRKSFGLKFEQDVGEHKIRLSSYYHQIDHIMDNFTMRPVVPGTGRGKGYSISHPIRDMYGFKLEGELNFDNLTSFIGAGYSQDSFKWRGAGTGGAGVSKAEMDAAVSKPHVKERKVTYKTIYTQNEYVLENDYGLFGGLRLDAGERKLLKTHKSRKENLFSGFFRYEKYLQNLTLYAGLGHAQRLPDHWETNKDANLELRKERNTQLDFGAVLKDQNYELSANFFVSKMDDYIMLKYNPMGMSSDAFNTDALLYGGEIEGTTLLADMFRLGAGVSYVYGKVTKNAGGLKDGDALPKVSPLAFKLSAGLEKPDWFVKADFYANASQNRAQKGYGDVGGMDLGKSDSFWTLGLSAGYKYKNYQFLLAAENLNDAKYAYHNSKGGYGGGIAGYETIPNGTRLYEPGRSFWVKFKVHF, encoded by the coding sequence ATGAAAATTTCTTACGTTTTGGCGCTGGCCATGGCGTCAAATTTGATGCTTAGCGCCGAGGAAGCGATAAGCTTGAGCCCCGTTACCGTCTCGTCAAAAATGCAAAAATCAGCCCTCGACGAGCCGACTAATGCGCAAATAGTCGGCAAGGGCGCGATACTGGAAAACAGCGACATCGCCAAATCGCTTTCAAATTTGAACGGCTTTACGATGGAGCGTAAGGGCGGAGGCGGCAGCGAGGTTTATTATCGTTCGCAGACGGCGGCTAGACTGCCCGTACTTATCGACGGTAGCACGCTAAACGGCGGCTGCGGCATGCGTATGGATACGCCCATCACCTACATCTCGGCGCAAAACTACAGCTCGGTTCGTATCGTAAAAGGCCCGCAAGACGTCAGATACGGCGCACTCATTAGCGGCGGTATATTTTTCGATAGAGAGATAGCAAGGCTGTCAAAACCGAGCTTTGGAGGAAACGTAAGCGTGTTGGGCGGCAGTTTTAAGCGGTTTGAAACTACCGCGGACGTAGCGGCGGGTAACGAGCTGGGCAGTATAGAGGTTTCCGGCGGACACTACGAGAGCGGCGATTATAAAAGCGGCGGCGGACAGAAAATGCATACACACTATAAACGCAACAGCGTCTCGCTCGTGGGTACGCTAACGCCCACGGAAACTACCGCCTTGCAGTTAAGCGCGGATCTGGGCGAGGGCGAAGCGGCTTATGCCGATAGGATGAGGGACGGCATACAGTTTGACCGTAAATCTTTCGGACTCAAATTTGAACAAGACGTCGGCGAGCACAAGATCAGACTAAGCTCGTATTATCACCAGATCGACCATATAATGGACAACTTCACCATGCGTCCGGTGGTGCCGGGCACGGGGCGCGGCAAGGGATACAGCATCAGTCACCCGATACGCGATATGTACGGCTTTAAGCTAGAAGGCGAGTTAAATTTCGATAATCTAACCAGCTTCATCGGCGCGGGCTATTCGCAAGACTCCTTTAAATGGCGAGGCGCCGGAACGGGCGGGGCCGGCGTATCTAAAGCTGAAATGGATGCCGCCGTATCAAAGCCCCACGTAAAAGAGCGCAAGGTAACGTATAAAACGATATATACTCAAAACGAATACGTCCTAGAAAACGACTACGGGCTTTTTGGCGGACTTAGGCTGGACGCGGGCGAGAGAAAACTGTTAAAAACGCATAAGAGCAGGAAAGAAAATTTATTCTCAGGGTTTTTTAGATACGAAAAATATCTGCAAAATTTAACGCTTTATGCTGGGTTAGGGCACGCACAAAGACTACCTGATCACTGGGAAACGAACAAGGACGCGAACTTAGAGCTACGTAAAGAAAGAAATACTCAGCTGGATTTTGGCGCAGTGCTAAAAGATCAAAATTACGAACTAAGCGCGAATTTTTTCGTCTCAAAGATGGATGATTATATCATGCTAAAATATAATCCTATGGGCATGTCCTCAGACGCCTTTAATACCGACGCCCTGCTATACGGCGGCGAGATCGAGGGCACTACGCTGCTAGCCGATATGTTTAGGCTGGGGGCGGGAGTATCCTACGTCTACGGCAAAGTAACTAAGAATGCAGGAGGCCTAAAAGACGGCGACGCGCTACCTAAGGTTTCGCCTCTAGCGTTTAAACTAAGCGCCGGTTTAGAAAAACCCGACTGGTTCGTCAAAGCCGACTTCTACGCTAACGCGTCGCAAAACCGTGCGCAAAAAGGCTACGGCGACGTGGGCGGCATGGACCTGGGCAAGAGCGATAGCTTTTGGACGCTGGGGCTAAGCGCGGGCTATAAATACAAAAATTATCAATTTTTGCTAGCGGCAGAAAACCTAAACGACGCCAAATACGCCTATCATAACTCAAAAGGCGGCTACGGCGGCGGTATCGCAGGCTACGAGACTATCCCCAACGGCACGAGGCTTTATGAGCCGGGCAGAAGCTTTTGGGTGAAATTTAAGGTGCATTTTTAG